DNA sequence from the Parascardovia denticolens DSM 10105 = JCM 12538 genome:
TGTGGAATTCCAGATCATGGTAGCGGTCGACTGAGTGTGGGACCATGGCAAGAGACGAACGAAGGACAACGGCCAGGGGACAAGCGGTGAAGAACGATTCGAAGAGACGCGAGGATTCATATGGCGAAAGACGATGAAATCATCTCCGGTCGGTACCGGATCATCGGCCAGATCGGCTCCGGTGGCATGTCCACCGTCTACCTGGCCATGGACCAGTCGCTGAAAAAGCAGTGGGCTGTCAAAGAGATCAAACGCGTGGACGACGAAGGCCAGCGCGAAGTCATCAACCGGAGCCTGGTCGAGGAAGCCAACCTGATCAAAGACCTGGACCATCCGGCCATCCCCCGCATCGTCGACCTCATCTCCGAAGAGGGCACCCTCTACGTGGTCATGGACTACATCGAAGGCCAGACCTTGCGCGACTTGTGCAAACAGCACGGGGCGCGTTCGGAGAAGGAGGTGGTCGACTGGGGGATCCAGCTGTGTGGGGTCCTCAACTACCTTCACCGGCAGGACCCGTCCATCGTCTTCTGCGACCTCAAACCGTCCAACGTCATGGTCAAGCCGGACGGGACGGTCATGCTCATCGACTTCGGCATCGCCCATCATGCCGGCCGAGCCCCGCAAGGGTTGTCTTTGGGGACCCCCGGCTATGAGTCCCCGGAGCAGCAGGAGGATCCGGTCTCCGTGGACAGGCGGTCCGACGTCTATTCCTTGGGTAAGACCCTGCATTTCCTCCTGACTTTGGCCGACCCCACCCAGCCGGCGCTGCCGATTCGCCAATACCGGCCCGAGCTGTCGGCCGGCCTGGAGAAGGTGATTGATAAGGCCATCTCCCCCCGGCCACAGGACCGCTACCAGGACTGCGCCCAGTTCGCCTACGCCTTGCGCAACTACCGCCAGGAGGACGACGCTTACTTGGACAAACAGAGGAAGAAGTGGAGGTGGTTCCTGGCCGCCTTGATCGCGACCATGGTCTGCCTGGCTCTGGGTCTGGGCTGCCTCTTGGGGGAGAACGTCAGCAGGAACAACAGTTTCGACTACTGGATGTCCATAGCCAAACAGGAGCCTTCGGACAGCAAGGCCGAGGACTACTTCATCAAGGCGAGTTCCCTGAGGCCTTCGTCCATTGAACCATATGAAGGCCTTCTGGGCAGGTATCGCAACGATCATCGTTTCACCGACAAAGAGGTCCATCAGCTGACCGACCAGATCCAGACGAATGAGATCTCCTTGCGGTCCGACCGGAAGCAGTGGGCCCGGCTGACCTATGACACCGGTCTGCTTTATTGGTATTTCTATAGTTCCCAGGATTCCCAAGACTCGTCGGCCTCTCAGGGTTCGTCGGATTCCCAGGACTCCCAAGGCAAGGACGACGACCTGTCCCGCCAGTACGAACGGATCCGGTATGCGGAGCAGTGGATGAAGGAGGCGGCTTCCGTCCCCGACTTCGCCCAACACCGGTCCGCCCAGATTTACGCCGACATAGCGGAGTTCAACAGTCAGGTCGTTTCCCAGATCGCCCAGGGGACTCCGGCCGGCAAGTTCCGCTCCTATTTCGCCACCGTGAAGGATCTGGTCGATTACGTCCAGAACGACGATGACGAAGTCATGAGGCTGAACGTGGCCCAGTTCGTCCAAGACGTCTTGCGGGCCTATCCCCGGAAATTCAAGGCTGATGGGATCAGCAGGATCGATATGGTCTCCCTGGCCGACCGCTGCCTGGCCATAGCGAGGACGACCAGCACCACCAGCTCTTCGACCGATCGGATCAGGAAGACGGTGATGGACCAGTCGGGCGCGACCCGGCAGGCGATCGATGACGGATTCGTGGATGCAAAGAAGGTGAGCGACTGATGAAACCGGAAACCTGGCATACCATAGCGGTGGTCTTTTTCTGCCTGGCGGCGGTCCTCCTTTTGGCGACCGTCCTCCTCTTCTTCCTTTTGAAGATTCCGGCCGTCCATGATTTCCTGACGGGAAAGACGGCGGAGAAGGAGATCTCCCGCCTGCGTCACTCCCGTTACGAATTGTGGAGGTCTCAAGAGACCGGCGGGTCCTGGGATTCGGGGCAGGCCAGCGCCTCCGCCCCCGGTCAGGGGGAATCGGACCGGATCGATATCCGCCTTTCCCCGTCTTCGTCCCCGTTCTCTTATGCCGCTAAGCCCACCGATTCCGTCTATTCGGCGGCCCCGCAAGCCCAGGTCGAAGCCAGGGGAGAGGATGAGAAGAGCGAAGCCCAGACGGTCATTCGCCAGGTCCCCCTCTCTTCCCTTAACCAAAGGCGGGGGGATGAATCGGAAACGATGATCAGGCCCCAGGCGGACGAATCGCAGACCCTTATCCGCCAGCGCGGCAGACACGTGGACCCACAAGAGCTGAGCGAAAAGGATGGGTCGGAGGATAAATCAGGAGAAGAACAATGAGGAATCCGAATCAGAACCAGCAAGCCGGAACCGGCCGTCATCTGACCGCCCATGACGCGGCCAAACGCAGGATCATCCTGGTCCTGGCCCTTATGGCCGGCCTGATCGTCTGCCTGGGGGCCTTCATCCCCCTCCTGGCGCCCGGAGCCCGGTCCTTTGCCGCCCCTACCGCACCCGGTTTCAGCCAATTGACCTCGACCTTGTCCCGGAAGGGGGAGGCGGCCGGCCCCTACCTCCTGTCCGACCCCCATGGCGACTCCGACTCCCAGCAGGAGGCGGACTTGACCCTGACCGTCTCCGATGCGGATGAAGACACCTCCTTGACGGTGACCTATAAGAGGACCGTCGTGGACGACCAAGGGCATAAGAAGACCTTGCCTGAAGAAACCAAGGAGATGGAGGAGGGCCGGACGGCCTTCCCCGGACCTGTGACGCCTCCGGCGGCCGGCGGCCAGAGGAAGTATACGGTGACCTTGGACCAGGAAGGCCTTTATCCCTTCTCGGACATGACCTTCACCCTCTCTTACCGCGATAGGGAAAGCGGCCAGGAGAAAGAGCTGACCAAGACTTTGGCCGACCTGGTCCGCCCCGCCCAAGGAGGGACGGACGCCCCCCAGGGATCGGCCGTCGCCCTGCCGGAGATCTTCAAGACGAAAGGCCTGACCACCCTCCTGCTGACCAAAGGGGAGGGGAAGGCCCTGTCCCTGATCGGCCAAGGCGATGACCCGATCGAAGACCGGAGCGTCATCAACGGGAAAGGGCTGCAGGCGGCCCGGATGACCCTGTCTTACGACAACCCCTATTTCGTCCACTTGGATGACCTGCGTCAGGCCTGGGAGAAGGGCCACGAGCTGACCCTCACCCGCCAGGACGCCTCCGGCGGCCGGCCCGGGGCAAGCGGCCAAGGAGGGACGGCCGACAGCAATAAGGCCTCGGTCTCCCTGAAAGACATGAAGGCCACCCATTCCCCAGGCCAAGGCTATCGTTACTCTTATGACCTGTCCCCACTGGCGTCGAAGCTGGGTCAGAACCTGACCGATGGCAACTACGTCCTCTCTTATGTTGAGGCCGGCCAGGCCAAGGCCTGGGAGAAGGTCGACTTCCAGCTGGACAGGCAGAAACCGGCCCTCAAGGTCCAAGTGCCGCAGGTCCCCAAGGAAGAGAAGAGGAAGGAGGCGCAGGTACGTCTGTCCAAACAGGTCACCATCGACGGGAAGAAGGAGGACGTCCTGGTCACCTCCACCCATCCGGTCATCACCCTCACCATCACGGACCCGGTCGGTTTGGCCCCCTCCAGCCTGCATGTGACCGCCAAGCGGTCGGCCTCGATGGGGGACCTGAACTCCCGGACCGTGGATTTGAGCAGGCAGGCCAAACTGGTCTCTTCGGAGCCGACCAAGCTGACTTACGAGGTCACCTTGGAAGAGAGCGGCCTGTATCGGCTCGCCGACATGACCGTCTCCATCCAGGACCGGGCCGGGAACTTCCTGTCCGACGACGGATCGGCCGTCAGCCTGCTGACCGGCTTGAGCGACAAGCCTTATGACGCCATCCTGGTCGATCTTCCCCAGCCTGGGGACGACGCTTTGATCCCCGCCCTGTCCGTGGAAGCGGCCAATGAGAAGGTGGGGGTGAAAAAGACCGATAAAAGGACTTACTTCCGCGGGGATGTGGTGGAGAAGGTGAGCCTGCGCAGCCCTTGGCTGGAGATCTATCAGAAGATTCCCGGATTCACCATCGATCTGGTCACCATCAAAGATTCCCCCACGGCGGAGACGACCTCCTTGCCCTTGTCCCGCTTCGCTTTCGACCGGAAGGAGAAGACCACCACGGCCACCTTCCGCCGGACCGTCGCCGTGGAAGGGAACTACCAGCTTTCCCTGAAGGTCCTGGGCAAGACCGGGGAACCGGTGCTTTTCACCATAGACAAGACGGCCCCGACCATCTCCTCCCTGACCCTCTCCCCGCAGGGGAAGGTCTCGTGGGGGTGGATCTTCTCTTCGCGGAAGGTCACCATCAGCCTGGACGGCCTGGATGACATGGTTTCCGGCCTGGACCCCTCTTCCGTCCATTTCGCCCTGTACAACAAGCGGCCTGCCGGTCCGAATGCTCCGGCTTTGACGGTCACGCCTGGCCGGGGGAACGATAGGGGGAGCGCTGATTCCTCTTCCGACCGAGCCGCCAAGGACCAGACCGGCAAGGACCAGGCGGGGAAGATCTCCTTCACCGTCGACGGGAACGGAACCCGGCTGACTTTCGCCGACACCGTCATCACCTTCAGCGACCTGGCCGGGAACACGACCAAGGTGACCCTGTCCGACTTCTTCAAAGACGCCCAGGGGAAGGCCAAGTACCGGTCCAACATAGCCGATAAGGGGGTACAGGGCCTAGCCATCGACCAGGATCGGCCGCAGATCACCCTGTCTTACGACAACAACGCCGTCCACCAAGAGAAGTTCTTCTCCGCCGCTCGCACGGCCACCTTCCGCTTGACCGATTCCTCCTTCGATCTGATCCGCCGGAACGACCAGCAGAGGGTCATCGTCGCCGTCTCCCATGACGGGTCGACCCGGGGGCTGAGAGCCAAGGACTTCTCGCCTGTTCACGGCGAACCCGGGGTCTGGTTCGCCCAGGTCACCTGCGATGCCGATGGGGACTGGATCCTTCTCGCCCACATGACCGACCCCGTCGGCCAGACCAGCGACCTGGTCAGGTCCAGCTTCACCATCGACATGACCAAACCGGTCATCAACCTGACCTTCGACAACAACGATTCGGCCAATGGCAACTATTACAAAGCCAACAGGACGGCCACCATCACCGTCTTCGACCGCAACGCGGACCTGTCCGCCACCCAGATCATGGTCACAGCCAAGGATTCCCACGGGAAGCCGGTCCCAGCCCCCGCCCCTAGCGCCTGGACGGTCTCCAGCGCCGGCAGCCAAAGCCGGATCCGCAACGAGAAGACATGGAAGGCCACGGTCGCCTTCACGGGGGAGTGCCGTTACTCCATCTCCGTGCGTTCCGCCGACAAGGCTGGCAACGTGGCCGAATCCGTGAAAGAGTCCGAATTCATCATCGATAAGACCCTTCCCGACCTGTCCATCACCGATGTGGCCGATCAGACAGCCTATGCCGGGGCCATCGCCCCCCGCATCGACTCTTCGGACGCCAACCTCGACGACTATGCGACCACCTACACTCTCAAGGCCGCCCATAACAAGGATTCGGCCGTGGACCTCATGCCGAAGGTCGACCGGACGGCGACCAGCCAGAACGTGGCTTACGGGGACTTCCCCCATAAGCTTCCCTATGACGACTATTACACCTTGACCGCGGTGGCCAAGGACAAGGCCGGCAATGTGATCAAGAAGACCATTTCCTTCTCGGTCAACCGTTTCGGCTCGGTCTACTCCTTCGACCCGGCCACGCAAGGCATCCGGGGCCGGTACCTGAAGAAGGGCCAGCAGGTGGTCGTCCGCGAGACGAACGTGAGCGGGCTGAAAGCCTCCTCCCTCCACGCCGAGATGGTCAAAGGGGCCCGGACCATCCCCCTGGACCGCAGTCAGTACACGGTCAAGACCAGCGACGACAAAGGGTGGTCCCTGACCACTTACAGCTTCCCGGCCGCCCTCTTCCGCGACGACGGTTATTACCGGCTGCAGCTGACTTCCGTGGACAAGGCCGGCAACCTGGCTCAGAACACCATGGAGGGCAAAGGGCAGGACCGCAAGTCCGCGGCTGAGGTGAACTTCGCCGTCGACTCCCGTCGACCGGACGCCTCCCTGTCGGGCGTCTCCTCGGGCGGGGTCTATTACGCCCCCTCCAAAGGCCTGTCTCTCTTCGCCCGGGACAACATGAAGGTCCAGAAAGTGGAGCTTTACCGGGATGGGAAGCAGGTCGGGTCCTGGGATCAAGGGAGCGATTCCCCGACTCCGCCCCAGCACACGATTCAGGCGGACGGGCGTCCCCATACCTACGTCCTTAAAGTCTACGACGCCGCCGGGAACGCCTCCACCGCCCACCTTTCCCGGGTGATGGTCGCCTCCAATTGGTGGCAGTACATCCGTTCGGTGCCCTCCCTCTTCAACCGCTTCCTGGCGGCCTGCATCTTCTCCTTGGCCCTCCTGGCCGGGCTCGGCTTCCTCCTGGCCCGCCTGCGCAAGGTGAGGAAGGCCCGGCATAACCCCTTCGCGCATCGCTGACGCCGGTCGGGTCGGAGCGGAACAGAAGAGATCGGAAATAGATCAGATCAGATTCGAACGAAGCGGAACGGAACGAATCAGATCAGAGCCTTGGGCTCTCCGAATGAGGGTCCAAGGCTTTTCTTTTCGCAAGTATAAATATATTTTTTCTCGGCTATTCGCTCTTTTCTTGATTCCTTGTCGGTGATGGAACCTTGTCCGCTTCCTTCGCGTCTTGCCTTTGGCCGGGGCATGCCGTGTTTCCTCCAAGTTGACAGAGTGATTTTCTGTGCTTATGATTGCGGTAACGTTTTCGCAATGGAATCGCAATGAAAGCTTTACTATCGCGAATACGTTTGCGTACTCATATCGGTTTCGGAGATGAAGCCGGTTTGACGGCACAGGCATCTCGCAGTCGTGATTCCCTGCGCCAGGCATAAGACAAGACGGATGGAAGCATCGGACCAGGAAGGACCGGATCGCCCCATCCCTTCGGCAGAGGGCCCTCGCGGGCATCCTCCTATGGTACCTTTTATAGAAGGGAGGTGTCATGGCATACGTGACGATACGCGATGTAGCATTGCGATCCGGAACGTCCATTTCGACAGTTTCGCGCGCTTTGAACAACAGCGGCCGCATTTCCCCGGCGACCAAAGCCGCCATCGAGCAAGCCGCTCGCGAGCTCGGTTATATCCCCGACTCCCGGGCCAAAGCGATGCGGTCCACCAAGACCAGCCTGGTCGCTCTGCTCGTTCCCGATATCCGCAATCCCTACTTCGCCGATCTCGCGTATGCGATCCAAGACACGTTATTCGACGCAGGTTACTGCACGTCCATCGGCACTTCTTCCGAGAACGGCGAAAAGCAGGACGCTTACATCACCAGTATGCTTTCCCAGCACGTCGATGGGGCCATCATCGTCCCTCGAGGGGGAGCGACCCCGGCCATGAGGGCGATTGTGGAAAAGAACGTCCCCATGGTCTTCGTCGACCGTCATGTGAGCGATATGCATGAAGTCCCCGTCGTGGATTCCGACCCGGCCCCGGGCCTGTCCCAAGCCTTGAACGACCTTCATGACCGTGGCTTCACCCGTGTGGGTTATATCTCCGGGCCCATCCTCGATTCGCCTACTTTCCAGGAAAGGGAGGCGGCCTTCAGGACCATCGCCGGCACCCTTTTCCGGGAAGACGGGATTTTTGTGGAATCGACCAGCTTCGGCCACGTTTCATGCGCGTCCGTCATGAGGAAGATGCGCTCCTGGGGCGTCCAAGCGGTGATTTTCGGCTATTCCCAAGACGCCATCCAAGCGATTTCCTTGATGGGGTCCCGCGGCTTCGTCATCGGCAAAGACATCTCCCTCATCTCTTTCGATGATTTGGAGATGTTCACCTTGACGACCCCCCGGATTTCCGTCATCTCCCAACAGGTGCAGAAAATCGGGTCCCTGGGGGCCAAGCTCCTCCTCGACCGCGTGGAGAAGCGGGGCCGGGCCGAATCCCAGAGGGTCAAGACCCTTTACATCCCACGGGAATCGGTGGCCGCGGCCCTGTAGCCCTTTCGCTTCAGGCCAGGACGCGCAGGACGCGCAGGCTGATAAGTTCGAATAACGAGTCATTCACGATACTCATTTTCCATAGGGAATTCATTCAGAAACGTATCGAACGAAAGCGAAACAATGACTCAAATATCTCTTAGAGGCGTTTCCAAGATCTTCGGGAACACCATGGTGGTGGATGATGTCTCAGTGACGGTGAACCCTTCGCAAGTCCACGTGCTCCTTGGGGAGAACGGGGCCGGGAAATCGACCGTCATCAAGATGATGAGCGGCATCTACCAGCCGGACAAAGGGCATATCGAGATCGACGGGAAAGAGACCCGGATCCCCGATGTGAACGCCGCCCGGGACTTGGGCATAGCCGTCATCCACCAGGAGCTCAACCTGGTCCCGCAGCTGTCCATCATGGAGAACCTCTTCCTGGGGCATCTGCCGACGCATGGAGGATTCGTCGACCGGGCGGCCATGCGCAAGCAGGCCAAGCGGGCTTTGGCCCGCATCGGTCTCGAGGAAGACGTGGACAAGCCAATGGGCGAACTGGGCGTCGCCCGCCAGCAGATGGTGGAAATCGCCAAAGCCCTGATGCAGAACGCATCCGTCCTCATCCTGGACGAGCCGACCGCCGCCTTGACCCGCAAGGAATGCGAGCAGCTTTTCCTCATCATGGAGGAACTCAAGAAGCAAGGCGTGGCCATGGTCTTCATCTCCCATCACATGGATGAGATCCAACGCATCGGGGACGTCGTCACCGTCCTGCGTGACGGCAAGTACATCGCCACCGTCCCTGCCAGCACACCGGAGCCTGAGTTGGTCAAACTCATGGTCGGCCGGCAGATCGAGAACCAGTATCCCCACGCCAAGCACGAACCAGGCGAAGTCCTGCTTTCGGTGAAAGACCTGACCCGGGCCGGGGCCATCGACCATGTCTCCTTCGAGGTCAGGGCCGGGGAAGTGGTCGGACTGGCCGGTTTGGTCGGGGCCGGGCGGACGGAAGTCATCCGGGCAATCTTCGGGGCCGATCCTTACGATTCGGGTTCCGTCTTCGTGGGCGGAAAAAAGCTACCCATGGCGGACATCTCCCGCAGCATCGCCGCCGGGATGGGCCTGGTTCCGGAAGACCGTCGGTCCCAGGGCCTGATCCTGGAAGCCTCGGTCGCCGACAACCTGGGCCTGGCCACCCTGCTGCCCACTTCCCACGCCGGTTTCGCCGACCTCAAAGGTCAGCGGGCCAGGGAAAAGAAGGTGGCGGACCAGCTGCGTATCCGCATGGCCAGCATCGACCAAACGGCCGGATCCTTGTCGGGCGGCAACCAGCAGAAGATCGTCTTCGGCAAGTGGACCACCTCCCAGGCCAAGGTCCTGCTTCTGGACGAACCCACCCGAGGGGTGGACGTAGGCGCCCGCGTGGAGATCTACGAGCTCATCGACGCGGTCGTCTCCCAAGGAGGGGCCGTTCTCATGGCTTCTTCGGATTTGCCGGAAGTGCTCGGCATGTCGGACCGGATCCTGGTCATGAGCAATGGAAGGCTCAGTGGGCAGATGCCGGCCGATCAGGCCACTCAGGAA
Encoded proteins:
- a CDS encoding serine/threonine protein kinase — protein: MAKDDEIISGRYRIIGQIGSGGMSTVYLAMDQSLKKQWAVKEIKRVDDEGQREVINRSLVEEANLIKDLDHPAIPRIVDLISEEGTLYVVMDYIEGQTLRDLCKQHGARSEKEVVDWGIQLCGVLNYLHRQDPSIVFCDLKPSNVMVKPDGTVMLIDFGIAHHAGRAPQGLSLGTPGYESPEQQEDPVSVDRRSDVYSLGKTLHFLLTLADPTQPALPIRQYRPELSAGLEKVIDKAISPRPQDRYQDCAQFAYALRNYRQEDDAYLDKQRKKWRWFLAALIATMVCLALGLGCLLGENVSRNNSFDYWMSIAKQEPSDSKAEDYFIKASSLRPSSIEPYEGLLGRYRNDHRFTDKEVHQLTDQIQTNEISLRSDRKQWARLTYDTGLLYWYFYSSQDSQDSSASQGSSDSQDSQGKDDDLSRQYERIRYAEQWMKEAASVPDFAQHRSAQIYADIAEFNSQVVSQIAQGTPAGKFRSYFATVKDLVDYVQNDDDEVMRLNVAQFVQDVLRAYPRKFKADGISRIDMVSLADRCLAIARTTSTTSSSTDRIRKTVMDQSGATRQAIDDGFVDAKKVSD
- a CDS encoding Ig-like domain-containing protein; protein product: MRNPNQNQQAGTGRHLTAHDAAKRRIILVLALMAGLIVCLGAFIPLLAPGARSFAAPTAPGFSQLTSTLSRKGEAAGPYLLSDPHGDSDSQQEADLTLTVSDADEDTSLTVTYKRTVVDDQGHKKTLPEETKEMEEGRTAFPGPVTPPAAGGQRKYTVTLDQEGLYPFSDMTFTLSYRDRESGQEKELTKTLADLVRPAQGGTDAPQGSAVALPEIFKTKGLTTLLLTKGEGKALSLIGQGDDPIEDRSVINGKGLQAARMTLSYDNPYFVHLDDLRQAWEKGHELTLTRQDASGGRPGASGQGGTADSNKASVSLKDMKATHSPGQGYRYSYDLSPLASKLGQNLTDGNYVLSYVEAGQAKAWEKVDFQLDRQKPALKVQVPQVPKEEKRKEAQVRLSKQVTIDGKKEDVLVTSTHPVITLTITDPVGLAPSSLHVTAKRSASMGDLNSRTVDLSRQAKLVSSEPTKLTYEVTLEESGLYRLADMTVSIQDRAGNFLSDDGSAVSLLTGLSDKPYDAILVDLPQPGDDALIPALSVEAANEKVGVKKTDKRTYFRGDVVEKVSLRSPWLEIYQKIPGFTIDLVTIKDSPTAETTSLPLSRFAFDRKEKTTTATFRRTVAVEGNYQLSLKVLGKTGEPVLFTIDKTAPTISSLTLSPQGKVSWGWIFSSRKVTISLDGLDDMVSGLDPSSVHFALYNKRPAGPNAPALTVTPGRGNDRGSADSSSDRAAKDQTGKDQAGKISFTVDGNGTRLTFADTVITFSDLAGNTTKVTLSDFFKDAQGKAKYRSNIADKGVQGLAIDQDRPQITLSYDNNAVHQEKFFSAARTATFRLTDSSFDLIRRNDQQRVIVAVSHDGSTRGLRAKDFSPVHGEPGVWFAQVTCDADGDWILLAHMTDPVGQTSDLVRSSFTIDMTKPVINLTFDNNDSANGNYYKANRTATITVFDRNADLSATQIMVTAKDSHGKPVPAPAPSAWTVSSAGSQSRIRNEKTWKATVAFTGECRYSISVRSADKAGNVAESVKESEFIIDKTLPDLSITDVADQTAYAGAIAPRIDSSDANLDDYATTYTLKAAHNKDSAVDLMPKVDRTATSQNVAYGDFPHKLPYDDYYTLTAVAKDKAGNVIKKTISFSVNRFGSVYSFDPATQGIRGRYLKKGQQVVVRETNVSGLKASSLHAEMVKGARTIPLDRSQYTVKTSDDKGWSLTTYSFPAALFRDDGYYRLQLTSVDKAGNLAQNTMEGKGQDRKSAAEVNFAVDSRRPDASLSGVSSGGVYYAPSKGLSLFARDNMKVQKVELYRDGKQVGSWDQGSDSPTPPQHTIQADGRPHTYVLKVYDAAGNASTAHLSRVMVASNWWQYIRSVPSLFNRFLAACIFSLALLAGLGFLLARLRKVRKARHNPFAHR
- a CDS encoding LacI family DNA-binding transcriptional regulator, which translates into the protein MAYVTIRDVALRSGTSISTVSRALNNSGRISPATKAAIEQAARELGYIPDSRAKAMRSTKTSLVALLVPDIRNPYFADLAYAIQDTLFDAGYCTSIGTSSENGEKQDAYITSMLSQHVDGAIIVPRGGATPAMRAIVEKNVPMVFVDRHVSDMHEVPVVDSDPAPGLSQALNDLHDRGFTRVGYISGPILDSPTFQEREAAFRTIAGTLFREDGIFVESTSFGHVSCASVMRKMRSWGVQAVIFGYSQDAIQAISLMGSRGFVIGKDISLISFDDLEMFTLTTPRISVISQQVQKIGSLGAKLLLDRVEKRGRAESQRVKTLYIPRESVAAAL
- a CDS encoding sugar ABC transporter ATP-binding protein, which encodes MTQISLRGVSKIFGNTMVVDDVSVTVNPSQVHVLLGENGAGKSTVIKMMSGIYQPDKGHIEIDGKETRIPDVNAARDLGIAVIHQELNLVPQLSIMENLFLGHLPTHGGFVDRAAMRKQAKRALARIGLEEDVDKPMGELGVARQQMVEIAKALMQNASVLILDEPTAALTRKECEQLFLIMEELKKQGVAMVFISHHMDEIQRIGDVVTVLRDGKYIATVPASTPEPELVKLMVGRQIENQYPHAKHEPGEVLLSVKDLTRAGAIDHVSFEVRAGEVVGLAGLVGAGRTEVIRAIFGADPYDSGSVFVGGKKLPMADISRSIAAGMGLVPEDRRSQGLILEASVADNLGLATLLPTSHAGFADLKGQRAREKKVADQLRIRMASIDQTAGSLSGGNQQKIVFGKWTTSQAKVLLLDEPTRGVDVGARVEIYELIDAVVSQGGAVLMASSDLPEVLGMSDRILVMSNGRLSGQMPADQATQEKIMALAVSHMDGEEKNEADGHDDKMNSQERDN